The following are encoded together in the Asticcacaulis sp. genome:
- a CDS encoding ATP-grasp domain-containing protein, which translates to MTLARTPAEAKAQADALGFSPPPLIQDFIAGDDYCVAALADEGRLQAIMAYKNLSTFPRKAGAGAIRESVDETPFREAVSQLLAATGWNGVCEIDFRWTGNGTDVPQVIEINARFWAGIFHSIETGVDFPWLLFLQTIGVPFAPPQPHIGVVTKTPAVWLLATVEEVAASDPHLASAADAWARARNSLSTGKFVEAMESAAAALGTTASAREVVDALSAAVDKVRGAQSELSSDKDPLVGLGALFILSHLVRHRRLPPEVTYQAEVLPAPIEATARRRPTIGITKPDHGDLPSWWAMKFAVWLAGGRAVKLTSKAPGDPRTIDALIFGGGSDIYPLTYAGKPKAGYRYDLARGDLEASWAASAREHDLPVLGVCRGAQMLNVFAGGTLHADHSGFEQPVFARGLIQPLTLRKPIRIKPDSLLHRVMTVTKARVNAIHCQSIDRLGAGLTVTAREPNGTVQGVEDRTRRFWVGVQFHPELMIYRKRFRNLFSELVRCAAERARE; encoded by the coding sequence GTGACCCTGGCACGCACACCCGCCGAGGCCAAGGCGCAAGCGGACGCATTAGGCTTTTCGCCGCCGCCGCTCATTCAGGATTTCATCGCGGGCGACGACTATTGCGTCGCGGCGTTAGCTGACGAAGGCCGGCTGCAGGCCATTATGGCTTATAAAAACCTCTCAACCTTTCCGCGCAAGGCCGGTGCCGGGGCAATTCGGGAATCCGTGGATGAGACGCCCTTCAGAGAAGCGGTTTCACAGCTTCTGGCCGCGACAGGCTGGAACGGTGTCTGTGAGATTGATTTTCGATGGACCGGGAACGGCACTGACGTTCCACAGGTTATCGAAATTAATGCCCGGTTCTGGGCGGGTATATTTCATTCGATCGAAACAGGCGTAGACTTTCCGTGGCTCCTGTTCCTCCAAACGATTGGCGTACCGTTCGCGCCACCTCAACCACACATCGGTGTGGTAACGAAGACGCCAGCCGTATGGCTGTTAGCAACCGTTGAAGAGGTTGCGGCCTCCGATCCGCATCTTGCGTCTGCAGCTGACGCGTGGGCGAGGGCGCGTAATAGTCTATCGACTGGCAAGTTCGTGGAAGCCATGGAGTCGGCGGCGGCTGCCCTGGGCACCACCGCATCGGCCCGTGAAGTGGTCGATGCCCTGTCCGCAGCTGTCGACAAGGTGCGCGGCGCGCAAAGTGAATTAAGTAGCGACAAAGACCCGTTGGTCGGCCTGGGTGCCCTTTTCATATTGAGCCATCTGGTTCGGCACAGGCGGCTGCCTCCGGAAGTGACGTACCAGGCAGAGGTTCTACCCGCACCTATTGAAGCCACGGCGCGCCGCCGTCCCACAATAGGTATTACCAAACCTGACCATGGAGACCTGCCCAGTTGGTGGGCGATGAAATTCGCCGTCTGGCTTGCTGGTGGACGAGCCGTAAAACTCACATCGAAAGCGCCAGGTGATCCGCGCACGATAGACGCACTGATTTTCGGGGGAGGATCCGACATCTATCCGTTGACCTATGCCGGCAAGCCGAAGGCCGGATACCGGTATGACCTGGCGCGTGGCGATCTCGAGGCGTCCTGGGCCGCGTCAGCGCGAGAGCATGACCTGCCCGTGCTGGGTGTGTGCCGGGGGGCTCAAATGTTGAACGTCTTTGCCGGTGGAACCTTGCATGCGGATCATTCTGGTTTCGAGCAACCTGTGTTCGCACGCGGGCTCATCCAGCCGTTGACCTTGCGCAAACCGATCCGGATTAAACCTGATAGTCTTCTGCATCGCGTTATGACGGTGACGAAGGCGCGGGTGAATGCTATCCACTGTCAATCCATCGATCGGTTGGGTGCGGGCCTGACGGTCACGGCGCGCGAACCCAATGGAACCGTTCAGGGCGTTGAAGACCGGACGCGTCGTTTCTGGGTCGGGGTTCAGTTCCATCCCGAACTGATGATTTATCGCAAGCGATTTCGAAACCTCTTCTCGGAACTCGTCCGTTGCGCTGCCGAGCGCGCACGGGAATGA